The proteins below come from a single Melospiza georgiana isolate bMelGeo1 chromosome 4, bMelGeo1.pri, whole genome shotgun sequence genomic window:
- the BBS10 gene encoding Bardet-Biedl syndrome 10 protein gives MPTRDGRRLLEALSVEPPAARVMAARACSYRAATGDGAKSFVVLLAAVLGGLRAAGGGAGLRGALRDFEAQVLERAAARGLRRHLPPAPPGSLEPLLEPYLAGRLGPGERRRLARLCAEMCRRCAPAAATRPQVLRLLSQRFAELHAAVPGLPLASSRVLPGIVLRRDFAAYCPTDGELRALLVTEPLRPALTAPGVEFVVDSEGQYQASLRWIAKRTEVLMKHLQSNNVKLLLSSVKQEDVVIYYAKLCGVSVVECLSSEEMALISEITGVSPYVPFGDTLDREITETAVVTFCRPLLLVSKRCVHVGFASVCAFQPHCLILCGPVDGVNDQHAAALQEAFTMLQQLFKTVDQRGEWKAEGESQSKASDVYTWHSSAIQKQLVIENTCNINQVSECQLKAPSDETERKIFDPDKSDLLVHNQKNHSTPVLVALNTDTVTACECLDVGKGLEKTCCHIVPFKREDSCADVAQDYSNCLIEAGSVLPVGGYFEILLHYYIQDYAKQCQQSELTIVSNVVADALLSIPKVLYQTERDGFTKFYLEAINLLKKNQPLPVNNEGLESVYCKYQLVISVLHCLTELLSIDLVIGIRRPLQKIQDRDSEDDT, from the exons ATGCCGACGCGGGACGGGCGGCGGCTGCTGGAGGCGCTGAGCGTGGAGCCGCCCGCGGCCAG GGTGATGGCGGCCCGCGCCTGCAGCTACCGCGCCGCGACGGGGGACGGCGCCAAGAGCTTCGTGGTGCTGCTGGCGGCCGTGCTGGGCGGGctgcgggcggcgggcggcggcgccgggTTGCGGGGGGCGCTGCGAGATTTCGAGGCGCAAGTGCTGGAGCGGGCGGCAGCGCGGGGGCTGCGGCGGCACCTGCCGCCGGCGCCGCCCGGGTCGCTGGAGCCGCTGCTGGAGCCGTACCTGGCCGGCCGGCTGGGCCCCGGCGAGCGGCGGCGCCTGGCGCGGCTCTGCGCCGAGATGTGCCGGCGCTGCGCCCCGGCCGCCGCCACACGGCCGCAGGTGCTGCGGCTCCTCAGCCAGCGGTTCGCGGAGCTGCACGCCGCCGTGCCCGGCCTTCCCCTGGCGAGCTCCAGGGTCCTGCCCGGCATCGTCCTCCGCAGGGACTTCGCTGCCTACTGCCCGACGGACGGGGAGCTGCGGGCCCTACTCGTCACCGAGCCCCTGCGGCCCGCCCTGACGGCCCCCGGTGTGGAGTTCGTTGTAGACTCCGAAGGTCAGTACCAAGCTTCCCTGCGCTGGATCGCTAAGAGGACAGAAGTCTTAATGAAACACTTGCAGAGTAACAACGTTAAGCTGTTACTGTCCAGTGTGAAGCAAGAAGATGTAGTTATCTACTATGCCAAGTTATGTGGTGTGTCTGTGGTAGAGTGCTTATCCTCGGAAGAAATGGCCCTTATCAGTGAAATCACTGGTGTCTCCCCTTACGTGCCTTTTGGTGATACCCTGGACAGAGAGATAACCGAAACTGCAGTGGTAACCTTTTGCCGGCCCTTGCTGCTTGTCTCCAAGAGATGTGTCCACGTTGGCTTCGCCAGTGTGTGTGCCTTCCAGCCCCACTGCCTGATCCTGTGTGGGCCGGTCGATGGCGTTAATGATCAacatgctgctgctctgcaagaGGCGTTCAcaatgctgcagcagctgttcAAAACAGTTGATCAGAGGGGGGAATGGAAAGCGGAAGGTGAAAGCCAGAGTAAAGCCTCAGATGTTTACACTTGGCATTCTTCAGCAATTCAGAAACAGCTGGTAATAGAAAATACTTGTAATATTAACCAGGTTTCTGAATGTCAGCTGAAAGCACCTAGTGAcgaaacagaaaggaaaatttttgACCCTGATAAAAGTGATCTGCTGGTCCACAATCAAAAGAACCACAGCACTCCTGTATTAGTGGCACTTAACACTGATACAGTCACTGCCTGTGAGTGCCTGGATGTTGGCAAAGGTCTAGAGAAAACATGTTGCCATATAGTTCCATTTAAACGGGAGGATAGTTGTGCAGATGTTGCACAGGATTACTCCAACTGCCTCATAGAAGCAGGATCAGTTTTGCCAGTAGGAGGTTACTTTGAAATCCTGTTACATTATTATATTCAGGATTATGCAAAACAGTGTCAGCAGTCAGAGTTAACCATTGTATCTAACGTAGTTGCTGATGCTTTGCTAAGTATTCCCAAGGTTTTGTACCAGACAGAACGAGATGGCTTTACCAAATTCTATCTTGAAGCCATTAATTTACTCAAAAAAAATCAGCCACTGCCTGTCAACAATGAAGGCTTAGAGTCAGTGTATTGCAAATACCAGTTAGTCATTTCAGTTCTTCATTGTCTTACAGAGCTTCTCTCCATAGACTTAGTAATTGGTATTAGGCGGCCGCTCCAAAAAATTCAGGATCGTGACTCAGAAGATGACACTTGA